The genomic window aattaaaatcatgtaactcctttcctgtcattttattaggtactccttgcatagcgtaggtactatgcgcgtgtcagtcttttatcttctatagggttgtcataagtaaacacttaaaatatttggaattcgtttgtatggaaaaatagataagcttctattgatttaacattttaacaggTTTGGTTGGTtgtccttatgaaatatacttatgcttccttcaatattatttcgtaattctgttacacgttgtatatacgtGTACGCTCACGACTTGttacagttttaagtttaatgttttctctacTAAGcgattttttgtaattctattGGGAAATAAAGATCGTGTGACAATTCTATTCCAGAACATGAAAGTGCTCTCATTCAATTTCACGAACTCTCCCATCGGGAACGGCAGGCAGGTCGCGATAGCGCTACTTCACCACGCGTTCCCGAAAAGACACGACCTTCTCTTCGCGTTCGAGTACCGAGAGCCGTACTACCCCACTCTCCCCTCAGACCTGAACATGTTCCAACGACCGGGCGACTGGAAGAGGGAGCTCGAGCGGTGCGAATGCCCCCATTGGAGGATAACGTGTATAAACGGGACGTCCGATGCGTTCATGCTGACTGCTGGGGAGACCCTGATAGTGCCCAGCTCGGTGCTGGACTACAACTTGATAGAGAGTGCCAGGCACTTCCGCTCGGGGAGGGTGCCGGTGTGGGTGTGGGGGAGGGCGGAGGGCGCCGCGCTCTTGAGGAGCGGCGAGCTGTTGCCGACGGAGCAGTCCGCCACTGCCGAGAGCGTGCTCTTGGAACAGGTGAGAGCGTGACAAAGTTTATACATTCCGGTATTTCTTATGTTATTTAGATACATTTAATTATCTTACATAAgcatttttgtacatatctttaatatgtactatgttttatgttaatttagtttaaaatcctaatatttcactaatgtttttTGTACCACCTACAACATTTcatatagcattttcttgtatgcctttggttgcctggaagagatcgctatttagcgataaggccgccgaatTTTACGTTCTACCTTaatgtgctgttgtatttgtatgtctgtaaattttctctgtggtgtacaataaaagtgtattcattcgttcattcattcataagcaaacatatacgcgagtccggtggcgtgcactaggtttcttaccaggttaTGAATACAGCCGGGAAATTACATAACACGGCAAATCAAATCCTCCTCTTCagagttatatattaatttttgggtaggcagtgcttttgtgcatatatgaagtgcacgccactgcgcgaGTACAAGTACgtacgcgacgcaaactcacacactcaatcatcgagtcaacaatttaaggacagcactgtcgcctgtaatacaagTTTTTACCTAATTCAGTTGATTTTAAATTCCAccattaaatacatttattacatactcaCCAATATAAAATGTGAAGtaagcattagaaaaaaaacgtcCCTTGATAAACAATgaattttaagcttaatttgttatattctGTGAAAAGCAGAAGATTCCGTGCGGTGTTGTTTAAAACTAGTCAACAAACATGCTCTACAACAAACATGTCTTGCGCAATGTACTCTCAATAGAAACGGCTTAGCtctcaaacattttatataattttttttttaaataaataaatatactacgacaatacaaccatcgccatctagtcccaaagtaagcgtagcttgtgttatgggtactaagataactgatgaataattttatgaataatatacataaatacttataatatatagataatgtgttcatcacacaaatattgtccagttgtgggaatcgaacccacggccttcaactcagaaagcagggtcgctgcccactgctggCGCAGTTGtcaatttaaagaataactttattacattttttatatgagCAGCCTGCCTAATGTGCCTATTAAATgtcataattacattttaatcgttattaattaatgttgcAATTCATTCATCtgaccaattattattattttttttgacctCAATTAATTTGACGTATGATACACAACGacgaaatacaacgagttatctaaaaaggtacctggcatcgatatcttccacagcttataggaaaaaaaactaccgaacacttatcggtgagttgaATTTTTTGTCAATGCTAtttgcacttgtaattgacgtgcaaaTAAAGTGCAAGTTTTtatgtgtgtgctatatttaaaaacgtgtaatatgcatgttgttagtgctcttgataaataaataaataaacattgcatGCCGaattactggcaatacactgtaccctaaaccgatattattatcgtttgaaagaactgtttgatctagtttccccctcgcctttttaccatcgtaccgcgaggcaccgtaaggatctgtcgatataccgcggacgcgtacgaagcacTTCGCAttttcgtttctgatccgcaccgctaggatctggaatgcccttccagcttccattttccccagttcctacaatatgagtaccttaacatcaagagtgaataggcatcttctagacaagcgcgctccaccttaggctgcatcatcgcttaccaacaggtgtgattgcagtcaagcgctcgtctataaacattacaatatatatatatcgactCCTTGAAGTTGACCCGCACGTCTGCTTTCCCCAGGTCCGGCGCTCCCACCCCAAGTTAAAACCTCCGCACGTGCTGTACCTGTGCGGCAACAGCTTTTCCAGTATCAGCAATGCGGGCACGCTGCCCTCTCTCAGCACGTTGAACTCCGCGTACAAGAAACTCGCGGACCTCTGTACCCCCACCACCCTGTCCGGCTTCTGGGTAAGataatttttactaatatttgaAACGTGAAAGCTTGtcaggatgtatggatgtttgttactctttctgGGAAATAATACTGCACTGATTTGACTGGAATTTAGAGTTCCCGAATATTGACACTATTTCAGGCCTTGAGATGACATAGAATGCTTTTTTGAGTTTAgagcttaaataaaaataaaacaaaaacaacgaGCAACCACCTCGAATCACCTTGTAAagatgtgaaataaaaataaggaaattcattttttcatacaaacgaattcaaaatatccgtagtgtttacttatgacaatcctattgaagatataagaccggcacgcgcatagtacctacactacgcgacgAGTGTTtaaaaaagtgacaggagtcacacgTTATGTTAGTcctgtatctaatttctttcagtaaaaaagaTTGCTGATTGAATTTGAGTACACCACTACTCAAattctaattgttttttttattttggcaaaTACAGTCATTACATggaaataacttactacatatataataacaatgttataacatagactaaacattgccgaaaaagtacagttaatttacaatattagaaaattataaaagcacTGAGCAGAGCAGTAAGGCAATAAGTGGtgggaaagaaaagaaaaggtacataattatttaaaaacagcaagaaaaaaaagatacagttgaatataaagataatgtataaagcagtggcgtgcattggatTCCTTACCAGGGTGtgcatactgcaggaaaattgaaCATAACGGCTAAAACTCTCCTCCTATAcaggttatatatcaattttagggtatgcagtgctttcgtgcatgtacaaggtaaatcaaaagtattttttaaaagatgcaatgttaattttcttttgttgttTTGAGCTAGAAAGCAGATCCACGTCAAGAAATTCATCATTATATAGTCTCACAGCACGAGAAACGGTTTAactgataagtctcagagacagtgcataatgcctgtgaagtattatttcgggttTCAATAACAAGTTGTATAACTCTTATAGGATAATGACTTTTATGTAGAGCTACATGCATACCAAGCAACTATATacttgttgacggccgattggcgcagtgggcagcgaccctgctttctgagtccaaggccgtgggttcgattcccacaactggaaaatttttgtgtgatgaacatgattgtttttcagtgtctgggtatttatctgtatattataagtatttatatgtattatattcataaagatattcaacagctatcttagtacccataacacaagctacgcttactttggggctagatggtgatgtgtgtattgtcgtagtatatttattttattttatttatacttccaTTTCAAGGATTTCTTACTGTTCGCAGATACAAGACTCCCAGTACTACTCGATCCTTGAGTCGTCCCGCTGGCTGCGCTACGTGGCCAACTGCCTCGCCTTCGCGGACGACGCGGCCTCGCACCTCGCCAACAACCAGACGGTCGTGGTTCAAGAAGGTACCATCATCAGATCACATCAGAGCTCAGCAGAAATAAGCTTCTTTATTTCTGCtgagcagtattgttgcaatgctgtgctccggtctgaagggtggtTGGTGTAATTTCAGGGAGATGTGGCTTGATACCTACGCCTTAGTGCATGTTCTGACATGACTGCAGATCACAaggtccttttttttttttgtcgtggtggaaaagctttatggctacctctgtccttttgggcaggacagaggttatgtggaactcgtttacccgaactaaaaaccaccacggcatgtccctctcgttggcttaattggacgtccggggaacccgttgtacacttcccagaagatcacaaggtcctgggaGACTAtgagagtgcacctgtgtttctGCCCACACATGAGCACAAAGTATAAGTAGCGGCACGAAAGTCTAGCGGTGACCGTTATTGCGCAGAAGTCGAAAATAAGGTATCGTGGGGGAGTAAGAGGGTCGCGGGGAGGGTGTGCGTATTGTTCGCACGCGCTTATTGGCTCTCCAGTCGTATTCCGTCTCCCGTACCGATACGACACCCCGCGCACTTCCAGTGTACAGTCGCGTTCTgaattgtattgttattattgttaatttttgttgttgttttcatttatgttattatttttctacgtagcagattataaaaaaaaaaaatgaaataaatataatacgacagtatacacatcgccatctagtcaaaaaataagcgtagcttgttttatgtgtactaagttgactgatgaatattttttaatgaataatatacataaatactaataatatgtatacatataaacacccagacactgaaaagtagtcatgttcattacacaaacattttccagttgtgggaatcgaacccacggccctggactcagaaagtcgGGTAGTAGATGGCGCATTTGCGATACCATACTAATTGtagttaaaatgtttgtttgttggcaGGCGATGGAGTGGACTACAGCGCGGTGGTGTCGTGCCTCACTCAGCTGCTACTTGACGTGCACTTCCGGACCATAGCGGGCTTCCAGTCTCTGATACAGAAGGAGTGGATAGCACTCGGACACCCATTCTGTGACAGGTGACAAATACATCTTTTAATACTAATGTAATACAGGTtcttacctaaatcagggataatagattttaaattgtaccattataaaataaaataaaaaataaaataaaataaaacatttattgcatactcaccaatataagatgtgaagtacgcatttggttgcataattattataattacttcactttactagaatagaatagaattttattgttcactgtttacacatagaaaggcagttgccaaggcctagaaaagtattcaaatcagtatacccacagccgggcgtacaattatattattaaattagtataaaataaaaaaaataaaaaaatctaagtataatcacaatgtaaaatcaatgtcaaaataaatataagtataagattattaataattaaacgaaaatgaaacaatcaaataaaaaaagaatcattagaagaaaataaattaaaactaaacagattcttattttatttttattccttttaaaTCTCTCTCTACTTGTACATctacctatgataaataaatataaataaataaaataaatattttggtagtactaagtataaaataaggtaaaatgtaatttataagattgttaataaaggctTCCATTATAACTTTTATGAAACGTGCGAAAATCATAGAATcaaaaatatacagaacccttattcagccattattgcatgaagtgAATTGTGAATTGTGTGTTAAAACGCTCCACGCACGTCTAGAGCTCACatactttttctcattttcacattttacgtttagaatggtaaaaaaattactaccaACATGGAATGTAATGAATAACCGCCTGTtcgggaaacactactaaattggagtggtttttgatgcttcaatatcagtcGTGTATATGGTTATTGTATGTTCTTAATGATGTAAGTAAAATGTTGATGATTTCTATTTCTGGTTGCATTCATTTCGTTGGATATATCTATAAAAAGAATaacctaaatttaaaaaacatataaaaatttttggaaccgacaggatttgaacccgaatttataaaaatttataattccttgaagtgtaggtaaaaacactaataaaaattataaaaatagtctgtaaactttacatttaattttaatattatatttaattatttttttcaattgttttttgttacttatataacttttgcttggtttattataaattaaaatattaaaatttggtcagtggatggctacgcatttccgtggtgtcacaaggtgccaactgaaaatcagcgctgtatgctcccactggcgcatgcagcacaatgctgagctggcaccttttttctaggttgttcCACACATAAACCACGTGGTGTcgttaatattgtaatgtgtggcgcaatgtaaaaaatatattttttcattctttATTCTGAGCAACTGTATTGAACACAAATTTCCGTCACTCATAGGTTCGGTCTACCCAGACCGGGCAACACGAAAGAGGAGTCAGAACGGGAACCGACAGCTCAGATAGCGCCCGTGTTCCTCCTGTTCCTGGACTGCACCTGGCAACTCCAGCGACAGTTCCCGGCCGCCTTCCAGTTCACGGAGACCTACCTCACGACGCTGTGGGACTGCGCACACAACCACCTGTTTGATACCTTCCTCTTCAACTGCCCCCGGGATAGAGAGCTAGCCGTATCTAAGGTGAGATAGTCAAAGACAGAACTTTCTTTCTTCAGACTTAACAGTAGGGGTTCAAAACctgtttcaaaattcaaaattcatttatttcaagtaggcctaatacaagcacttttgaaacgtcaagtctgtccgtgtgtagtgactctaccacgacgacggtttatttactttaccgGTAAGGGATTGAGACCAAGACTAATGAAAGCgatttaattctttaaaaaggtCTAGTTAATATTTGTTAGCGCTATCAAGAAAGGAAATATTCTACGTCCgtcttttattgtaattatatatatatctattacgataacgcacacatcgctatctatccccaaagtaagcgtagcttgtgttatgagtactaagatgactgatgaatatttttataagtaaaatacataaatacttagaatatacatgtaaacactgaaaaatatgtatgctcatcacacaaacggccttggactcagaaagcagggtcgctgcaaactgcgccaatcggccgtcaataattgtaattaaaccaatccaatatcttaataaaattagaTGATCAgctaataatgaataaatttaatcgCTGATAGTTTTGATGAGCGGTTGAccgggttgattgaccgcttgTGTACAATCTCACAATTAAGAGCCCTCCCCGCTTCTAGATACCTTTGAAAGGATCATAAATATCGAAGAAATTAATTACAGTCAAAGagaaaatcaaatcaaaattccATAAAACGCCAACAGGCAGATTCTCCGCATGATTCACATTAAAAAAGTCGATAACTATACAGGCCTGACCTGGGAGTCGGATCCACTCCCTCATGACacgtagtcgaacatgctagcAAACCTGAACAGAACTGCTAATAAAGGGAGTCGACTAATCTCTGTCATCTCGTTTTGCAGAACTTCGTCCAAAGGCCGCTGTGGGACTGGGGCGAGCAGTTCTCGGAGCAAGACATTGCTCTGTTCTACAACCCGCTGTTCGCGCGCCGGCCGCCCGCCACTCCCGTGCAGAGGCTATGtgagttatttttatacatctaatatttaaattacgaaactgtgtttgtttgtttgtcctttctttacgccctaacaaaGCCACCAATAAAGTTGATTTTTGGGAAACGGGTAGTATTACGTATTTTACTTAACTTTGCTATACTTGTGTTTTGTTTATGGTGTTCCGATGAAATAAAGTGCGTACCTGACTGCAAGATGGTGAAACATTTAAGTTCAAATAAAGAATGTAAATTTTTAGAATATGAGGtattaaatagtaaattatGAATCAAGTGTGGTATTGTATTTTCGCCGATAGTGTAATTATCAATGCAGGCGCGTTTCATACGTCGTTTTTCATGACACATGCGAAGAAAAAAACAGGCCGAATTTTTAAAGTTCCTAAAAAATTCATGTTATCAGAAAACAACTGaccatttcttaaatatagtttaacgggtacataccacgataatattttaggaTTTGTCGTCTCAGGCTGTATAGATTGTGTAGGCAAAAGGCAGGCATGCACTCGCGATTCGTCTCTCGATTATTATTTCCGACGGAGTCAAATCTAATATCGATCTGCTTCTCTATTACCCGGTTAAATTACAAATCAAATGGTCCATCTTCATACAATATATCTTggagtgaaataaaatgaagttggaaaagagcaatctgctgaatttCTCAGTGGTCTACCTTCcgaactgacttgacgtttcaaaagtgcttataaactaggcctacttgaaataaacgaattttgaatttcagtgAGATACAAACTTAATTTATCGGAACACCTTATATAAAACATTAGTGcagtaatgttaaataaaacacgcgttgGATTATAGGCCTTAAAACTATGTAATAAGgcgctggctgaaaaccagtccCACGctttttagtttgcagctataatAAACCAGCACCTctgtcacacatttttattttaaataaatttatgatacaaatttaacattttacacaaatgtgttgaagtaaaaaagttttatttattaacactacaccactacacagttaggaaaataaaggatgaatagagagaaacacaaaaactggagtagaaaacaaaaggcggccttatccctGCTGCTAAAGCGATCCCTgcaaggcaaccttaggattaggacaacaagagcgagaacaaatttttaattttttttttattttttcctatgagaaagtttgaaaaaaaaagttacgggTGAAATCTGCACTATAATAGTTACCCGTTAAAaatgtatagtaataattaataatgtctttGCACTCGGAATTGTTTTTAATGTTCAAAATTGAAACCGACTTGAAAATCATTGACTCCTTTCCAGCAACTGAACTATAACGAACACTGTCAAATGTCATCTGTCAGATGTCATATCTCAAATGTCACTTATGACGTATGACGTCTCAAATGTCCGTATGACGCCATCTAGCGGGTTTTGccttaatttaaatgttaaaccaGAAAATATAGGCACTTAATTAGTGGGCGTAGTGTCCGCAGGGCACGCGCCGGCGGGCAGCGAGCGAGCCGGGCGCCTGCAGCCGTGCACGTCGGTGGCGGGCGCCGAGCTGTGGTCGCAGTGCTACGAGCGCTGGCTGGCGCCGCTCGATGCGCCGCGCGCCGGCCCCGTGCAGTACTACCTGCACCACTGCGCCGTCAGCGACCAGGTCGGGCTGCGGCTACACTGTCAAGACTGATATTAggctattttgtttatttatctattagctgttcaagggaaacaaacagtactattacacatataaaccaatgaagtttccacaacttagttctacatatacgataacattaaccacaattgctcaggaataagtacctaccaagcgaaaattatacaaaaaaagttaattaaaacaaaaaagagaaacaaaaactttaaagcttattatacttattttgccataaaaaaaatccttaaagtgccaattttgacatgaaaaatgtccgtctcacaatatttgctgttgaaagcattgAACGCATAAGAAGTTGTTTGGCGAATACCTTGtgttccatctagcccacgcaaagggaggtttccGCCTTGCATGTAACCTACCtacatgcaaaatcgatattacttagaagaagttGAACTactataaactttttatttagattcccacaactggaaaatgtttgtgttatgaacatgaatgtttttcagtgtctgggtgtttatatgtacttatattatgagtatttatgtatgttattcataaaaatatttatcagtcaacatagtacccataacacaagctacgcttactttggggctagatggcgatgtgtgtattgtcgtagtatataaaaagaaaaaaatagaaaacttaATTGCGACATAGTGACAGTTCATTTCTTCCACAGATACAAAAACTAAACGATAAGCTGTCAACCATGTCCATACTCAACCGTCATTCAAACGGCGACACGGAGTTAAGAGAACTCCCTCCCACTCCGGTAGTAACCCGCTTTTACCCCTTCAGCGTCAAGAGTAACGAGACGGTAACAAGAAGTCTAGACTCTATGCAGGTGAGTCTGATAGACGCAAGTCAGTTATTGGACTCGCAGTCACTGCTGAACGCACCGGATTAATATTAatgtcataattaaatataatttttctgttttggcTTCAAAATAATGAAAGTTAAACCGCTCATGGCGCGATGAAAtgtagattattattttaattattgtttcaattgctggaaattaaaatgtaattttacacGTTTAACCGCAATAGTAACTAAGTAATGCATTTTGCATTTACTCTTATGATGtgcgtaaagaaaaaaaaatataattacctcTCCAAGTATTGAAATTTCTATTCAAAGATTCATTGtgattcaaaataaaatgatgTAACCTACACATATATGTGTagggtatatatattattgggaaaataaatatatattttgcataCGTGTAAAACTCTTAGTCAAATGATTACGAAATAGTATTCGGTATTACTAGGTTCACCGAATTTTCATTCAAAGCCCCAAAGTTGGTGACAAGTTATACCTAGTACTATAAGTAGGCTATAACAGTCCATTGATGGACACGAGGCCTCACCAAACGGGTGGGTATGCACACAATAACCacgctttatatatatatatatatatatttattcccaatcgtatatatattattgggaaaaaaactacctacctaataaggtatatatgcattatacatttatatagtAGTAGTTCATATACCTCATGTATTATGGGTTTTTGATGACTTTGCTTATGAGTAAATTAATACGATGTCAGtaaatacttaagtttatatagTTAAGTGGagtcaaaaatttaaacagtAAGCGGGTCGTCTTGAAGCAGTCTATATTGTATTATAGGACTGAATTGTAGTGCTTatgaaacaaatttattatcaaATGACATTCAGTGCCGATGTATTGAATTAATTTTGCTACAATCACTGACCTGAGGAAAAAATAGACGGAACGAAAATGTTTACAAAGTTGTCAGTATCCCTAGCACGAATTTGCGTTACGTGCATGCATACAATAAATCTGCTTTATTTTTACTATCCTACGCTGAGGGTCCTTTGATCATTTCCTTCGGTCTCTGACTACGTCATAATGCAAATAAACCCTATAAATAAGTGGACGGATTTCTTTTTTAATGAGATTGTCTATTTGCACCAATATTCAACCAGAAATAAATGGATAATGGTTGGTCTTATTGTACATATTTTTGGAATAATAGAATGGGCGGGACTTGAACCTGCATTTTTTTTGGGTTATCGTGGTCAGAGTGCTTTTCCAAATCAGTCAATTTTGATGCTTAAATTATCCTTTTTTATCAGACAGAAGGCTGGCCAGtctctaaataaataatcatcagtcagtcttattatacatatacaatattgtatatTGATTTCAGTGAACAAGTAGTATTAACGATTGGAGCTTTGTATGCACTGATTTTGAGCAAATGCTTCTGGTTTAaactatttacaataaaaataaattaaatgttaccGTCAAAAACGTTTATTTTGCATCACATTAATGCATAATTATATCGCTGGATGTTGTTGCTCTAGACTCTAGATTTGTATTCTTCTATTTCTCTAGGTATGCCTTAGAGTCTAGAGCATTATTTTATGTCAATTTTCTTGAACTAATAATGTTTCTACCAGGTAGGGTTCAAATTTGACCAGTCTTCTTTCCTCTTAGTGTAGTGGAGTaaacttcaataaaataattgaataaacaaaagttaaaacaagAATAGTAAAACGACTTAAGCCATTGTATCGAAGAGTATTaattaatagattttaatatattttgttcgacatacttacataaattatatgtacTGAGTATGAATAGAtatgagtaaataatgttatattatgtaaatattttaaaaggtaatACTGTAAAGATTTAAACATTAAGGAAATGATGggaatgtaatatattttatgattatttagaTTCTAGAACAAAGTACcgttataaaaacaataaacatacttagtttaataattgtattattatacgTACTTTTTGAGTACTTTTTAGTTAAACAGTAATAGTTTCAAGCTAACTTACCTTGTGTTATGCACACATTACgattatgtatatattcaatGTATGCCTATGACTTTATATTCGatttttctgaattttacatTTCATTGCAATAATTCACCCTGATAACGACTGTTTAGTActagttattatttaagttaattttattgtattataaggCCCAAGCAAGCCTAGACGCTTTGATCATACTTACTTTCGTTTTAGTTAGTTTTACTAGACACCTAAAGGATTTGTGCGCTTTctaatgtatgtttgtatatatagttGGTCGCAAACTGCAGTAAGTGCCGAAATAGTTGCACGCAACGCTTTTTGCGCTCATAACCTTGCATTTTTAATATCGTCGACTAAACTTGCAAAACTCGTAAATCCATTTTTGGATTCCGGTTTAGATAACAGTTATCTTCTGAGAATTGATTTAAACTTTTGTTTagggtttattttttgtttcgtgACTCTTATAAAAATGCTCTTATAGTcgttaaaatataataggcccgctttgacatttgtcatcgcgacgtaactagttatggaaccataagactcaggactcgatactcacgataaatcaattcaagtttgtatcagtacttgattaatattattatgtattgtaaagtgttcgttcgttcaaagtattccttcaacttcacaaccaatacgcgtgactggctgttgattatacgtccacttttcaacatgttgcaacagagttagtactatataacaacaaacacaaaaatcgagtcaaattaatgtccaaaatagaagagccatagttaacgtaatagtaaacaatatatatcaaacttaaacgagcgcaca from Pararge aegeria chromosome 20, ilParAegt1.1, whole genome shotgun sequence includes these protein-coding regions:
- the LOC120632691 gene encoding myotubularin-related protein 10-B — protein: MNEKVVPNFTSYINVLPMNNGDKNGSLPELKPKLLNGEQVVGVAESVVLLAPLSERERGRFGSLFVTNYKLTFVPIDASSNDEYGQRNQLVGAFDVPLTGVGALWQTDGGLTRRRRLVPRSDVPAKLKGLQVVCKNMKVLSFNFTNSPIGNGRQVAIALLHHAFPKRHDLLFAFEYREPYYPTLPSDLNMFQRPGDWKRELERCECPHWRITCINGTSDAFMLTAGETLIVPSSVLDYNLIESARHFRSGRVPVWVWGRAEGAALLRSGELLPTEQSATAESVLLEQVRRSHPKLKPPHVLYLCGNSFSSISNAGTLPSLSTLNSAYKKLADLCTPTTLSGFWIQDSQYYSILESSRWLRYVANCLAFADDAASHLANNQTVVVQEGDGVDYSAVVSCLTQLLLDVHFRTIAGFQSLIQKEWIALGHPFCDRFGLPRPGNTKEESEREPTAQIAPVFLLFLDCTWQLQRQFPAAFQFTETYLTTLWDCAHNHLFDTFLFNCPRDRELAVSKNFVQRPLWDWGEQFSEQDIALFYNPLFARRPPATPVQRLLGVVSAGHAPAGSERAGRLQPCTSVAGAELWSQCYERWLAPLDAPRAGPVQYYLHHCAVSDQIQKLNDKLSTMSILNRHSNGDTELRELPPTPVVTRFYPFSVKSNETVTRSLDSMQVSLIDASQLLDSQSLLNAPD